The DNA sequence GTTACTCCCTTATGGAATGTTTCCTTTTTGTTCTCTAAGGTTTTGACCATACTTTCTAGTATGAAGGTTGAGGTCTTGTGGATCCCTAGGACTAAGAATTCTTCTACCCATGCCTTGGCTGAATGGGGATTGTTTAACAATTATAAAGGATTTCTTAGCTGGTGGGATGTGACGCCCCATGTGCTCACGAATATCTTAAATCATTATTAATACAATGTTTGGTTTCGtagcaaaaacaaaaaatagaaattttttattgATCAAACAAATTAGTAGAATACTCCAAATCCTTTTTGTTTAGCATATATATTTGGGTAGTTTTGCCTAATTAAACAAGTTATGTGGTAGCAATGTCATAATATATTATTCGTACCCAAGAGGTACAACATGACATATTGTAAACTAATGTATTATCATTTTTAGTGTCATGTATGgctcacaaataataataataataataataataataataataataataataatggactTATTCTAATCAAGCATCTCCCAAATTGGACCACCTTTCACATTGCTTTAAAGAGCGTGTATGTGTTTTAAGTCTACTCTTCCAACTCAAATTCCTACCACTATACCAAATTCAAAACTTTACACCAATACCAATCTTCCCTGATAAtaaaaaattcatttcaattATCAATATTCAATGCCACATTGTTGTTTAACCCTTGACAATTCTCATTTCTCAATTCTCCACTTTCCATCTTACATTAAAAAACAAACCATTAATGAATAATGAGTATGACCACTTGGTTATCTTCATCGAAGAGCACAATTGCACAAACATTATCCTAAACAACCTAACTATATTTATTTCTCGCTTTTCCCCCACCAAACCACCCATGCCTACCTCAAGGGTATTTACGTCATTTCCTCTCAGTTTAGTCGTAATCGCATTCTTGCAACttaaacaaaaacaaagaaaGTGACGAAAGTTCATTCCTAGAattcctaaaatacccctaGCGTGTTTCTTTCGTATATTGGTATGATGAAGAAAGAAAGGTTTTTTATTTCAGAGAATAAAAAAGCTCTGAACCAAAACTCATCGTCATCCATGGAGGTCAAGCGCAGAACGATTCGAACCTTAGTTGGGAAACTCAGCTCAGTCTCCGAACAAACACGTGCTGATGCCCTCAGCGAGCTTCGTCTAATCACCAAGCACGACGCCGAAAGCCGTCCCCTCATCGCCGAAGCCGACGCAATCCCTTACCTTGCCGAAACACTCTTCTCGGATTCCCACGCCGCTCAGGACGACGCCGCCGCCACCATACTAAACCTCTCTATCTCATGTCGCGATTCCCTTATCTCCACGCGCGGTCTGCTCGATGCGCTATCACACGCGCTCTCACATCACAGAAGCTCGACCTCCGCCGCGGCCGTACAATCCTCGGCCGCCGCTGTGTACAGTCTTCTGGTTGTGGACGAGTACAGACCAATTGTTGGGTCGAAGAGGGACATCATCTACTCTCTGGTTGATATCATCAAAGCCCCCAATTCGCCGCCTAGATCAGTCAAGGACGCGCTCAAAGCCTTGTTCGGAATCGCGCTTTACCCGCTTAATCGGGGATCGATGATCGAGCTCGGGGCGGTGCCGGCGCTGTTCTCGCTGGTACTGAAGGACGGGCGCGTGGGGATCGTGGAAGACGCCACGGCGGTTGTGGCTCAGGTGGCCGGGTGCGAAGAGAGCGAAGAGGCTTTCCGGAAGGTGTCCGGGACGGGTGTTCTTGTCGATTTGCTTGATCCGGCGACTGGGTCGAGTCTTAGGACGAAGGAGAATGCGGTGGCGGCGCTGCTGAATTTGGGGCGTTGCGGGGGCGAGAAGGCGGTGAGGGAAATTAAGGAAATGGGTCTCGGTGGCGATAGCGGGGCGGTGGAGGGGACGAGGGAGGTGGCAGCGAGTGGCTCAGCCAAGGGAAAAGCTAAGGCGGTGGCTTTGCTTACAATGATTGATGTTGGGAATGAACTCAGGAGTGgaaatgagaatgggaatagaATTCTTTACGGGTTTAGTGATTCTGGATTTGATTCTTTAGTAAGTCGATCTTCATCGAATTGAGTATTCAATCAAATTGGGTGTgtttttattcttttgtttaattaggaaaaaaaaaaggttttaaTGCTGTATATTCATGATAACTTACATTACATTAGTAGATAGATAGTTGAAATGAAATATTTGTACAAATGAATGATTGGTTTTGTTTTGAtattatatgttagagaaacaCTTGCATTATTACAGAAATGGTTATTGTACTTGAATAGATTGCCATAAAGAGTAGTTTAAATTTCAATTAGTTTTTCAAGCAGATgatgtttttaaaataattgtcTAATCTTAGTTTAATGATATAGAAGCTGTTGTGAGTGCTCACCTTAACCTCATTATAATAAAGTTGGCAAAAAAAACATGTGATTAAGCTTACTTTAATGATGTTATTTTAGAGAATTAAGAAGTAGTTTTACATGATGAAAGTAGAGGAAAATGAAATTACATTTTTGTTTGGGTAGAGTTGTAATGTGTTACAAGAAAAATCAACTAAAAAGACAGATATAGAAGTAAGTGGTTCAGTGAAAGAATCTTCAAGAAAAGAATAGTAAGTGGGTGCAGGCAATCTGAGTGGGCTTGACCCAAAATGAAGAGCCAACTTGAGCGACACTAAAGATTGGCTTGCTACTCTCCCTAATATTAGGACAGCTACCCCAAGTTGAAAATTACACCACCCACATTCAAGTTGACAAATGCAATTCAGCAACAACTATAAAGAcattttctccttttttttttggtattggaTCAACCGTTAGAGAAATATATTTCAAaggaatataaaatataaaataagaaattgATCCAGCACTCACTCTATTCTTTTATCTAAGGTGGCTAACTGTAATAGGAATTACAATTACTGTAATTATAATTGTTCACTTAGGAATCTTACAATGcaatattggagttatgatggGTGTAACGTGCGTGCTAAGATGGCACGTTACAAGCTAAGTGATGTccacaagttggccaagtggtggCGTATGTTGTGGTGCATGCTGATGCTTTGTTTGTATGCAGTGATattttcgtaaatatcttcaatattgtccggAACGGGACGAGACTTGATATTCgccatttatttgggtctacaaataGAATGGTGCAATCGGTTTGGCGAAACCATATGATTTGGTATGCGGTTTGGACGTATGTCTACAGAGCCAAAATCATGTATGTTcctggtagaaggctaaaagttcagaatgctctttaagggggtaccttggtgtcagctctccaccacccttgcaccttggtgctaagtgagctactactagtcAGTGGGGCTAGTAGGGTgggcatatgaggaccacgaggggactcatatgtctccatgagcTGGAGTACtcatgtgttgggttttgtgccctaaataaaactcatttcattataatcagatttacttattaacaaagatcagaaataacattttatgttgcatggttcacatgatttatttcatgattatatgtatataatgtatgaattctttttaagtcaagaacatatgaatttgttaaagattatagtgtcgtcagcacagtggaatataatcttaagtatatgttcaaaagtttatttcctgatttgtcagaacactggatttagactgacatggtataatcagcgataggtattcttacaccttggaaaagtgttatgtccttttcaggacattggcaaagtttaccagtatcggatgtatggagtatacatcggaagagaccgatattgaactttgattagatatattaaaacttaccgtaatatctattcaattcaatatcacctgttaatcctagatcaaatggtcttaatcctgatatggttaggttcaatctcaagagtgttatccgtgttctttgatttgttagttaagcctacttttgggtcagggtgatacgtacattttgagaacatggtaatgcaattgagtgggagcgctaacataaatatggaatctatagcttctatttggcaaatagaaagtaaaggatgatttccttcgagcttaaccaaacgaagataaatggtggagatctcatttcacttagctgaaatatcatttataaagggttaagtgttttaaggataaaatacattgaaggtgtagtggtaacatgttgggttttatgccctaaataaaactcatttcaatataatcagatttacttattaatatagatcagaaataacatttaatgttgcatggttcacatgatttatttcatgattatatgtacataatgtatgaattcgtctgaaacccttttcacatacttgatcctgtttattgtgccgtcaacacattggaaagtaaacatgactatgtgaataaagtttcctagatttatcagacacaggattttactgatatgataatctacaacaagagtttacttgcatttggagaagtgctatgttctttccagagcattggttaaagtaaagctcaggttggatgcatagagtatgcatcggaagggaccgatattgaactttgacttagatttattaaacttatcgtaatatctattcaagtcaatatcgcctagttgatcctagatcaaatgatcttaatcctgatatgattaggctcaatctcgagaggctattcgtgttctttaatttgttagttaagcctacttttaagtcagggtgatacgtacattttgggaacaaggtagtgcaattgagtgggagcgctatcataaacatggaatctatagcttctatctggcgaatagtaagcaaaggatgatctccttcgagcttgaccaaacgaacataaatggtggagtactcatttcacataagctgaaatatcatttatacggggtcaagtgttttaaggaataaatacattgtagggtgtaacggtaatttaatccctttacagtgtagatcattcatatagaggatcggtgatcaaattaggattataacaatggataactaatgatgtgtctatatggtggaacatatagagcattctatatactgagagtgcaattctgagttctatgcgtggattcaacgaagaattaataagttagtgatttttagtgctaaattcttgatctacttattggaagctcggttatatagacccatggtccccgcactagctgagataatattgcttgtaagactcatttaattggttttgattaatcaattataattcttaaattagactatgtctatttgtgaatttttcactaagtaagggcgaaattgtaaagaaagagttttaggggcatatttgttaattatgatactttgtatggttcaattaataaatatgataaatgacaatattatttaataattatttatagttattaaataattagaattggcatttaaatggttgaattagaaaattggcgtttttgagaaaatcagatgcagaaaaggtaaaactgcaaaattgcaaaaagtgaggcctaaatccactagtatagggtcgaccacttttgtaggaaatttaaactgatattttcattattttaatgccaaattattaaaacctaaccctagtggaatgctataaatagatagtgaaggcttcaggaaatttacacttaaattttttactttttcattcagaaaaaactgagccttctctctccctatctttggccgaacccactctctctctcttcctcattgagatttcgaaattcttagtgtaagagcagtgcccacacacagcaagtgatacctcaatcatagtgaggaagatcgtgaagaaagactttcaccaaaaaggaggtttcagcatcaaagattcagagaaagagattcaggttcagatattgataatgctctgctacagaaaggaatcaagggctagatatctgaacggaaggagtcacattattccgctgcacccaatgtaaggtttcctaaactttatacgtgtttatttcattgttttagaaagttcatatttagggtgttaatcaacatacttgtgagtagatctaagatcctggtaaaataaattccaacaactggtatcagagccatggtaattgatttacttgcaagaaatttggactttaaaacgattgtttgatgttttggatggtatcatgttgtattgagtgttatttgatgattgattgatgtttatgaattttcgtgaaaaataattgaatatctgtttctggaattatttttatttgatagtatggaaaaaattaagcaatttacttttttacagaactcaatttcgatttaatttgaattagttatgattttttgaagtttcgaaaaatatcgggatggtgtcacTGTCCCACacgcgcgaaaactgtccgtacagctcgcatttttttcgtttttcttcgatttttcatgctttttcatggatttaacttctgattttttgtgtagttctgtatttatactattactattcctaattcaattctaattatcattatgaattaatttaatattttttttaaatttaattcaagatattagtgtaatttgaatttaaaaatagttagtatctatcttatttgcttaataatctatcttatttttaaatttgattatatcttatcttatttttaaatttaaggtcagattttaaatattttaaattaattttttttttttaaataatttgatcttttttaaatttaaaataagataactataatcatgtaattttaaaaagatgtaagatattttgctaactttttaattttattattttatttatttaaattacatttaaaatctgaaaaagatattcatttatcttttctaattttttatttaatttttatttataaaataacatttaaattttaaaagtagttagtaaattttgaaatgatatttatgttggttgaaacttaatttttcaaaattgtaggtttaattttaaatttaaattttttttaaattttcgaatttttcaaatttttttaaaaattttcgaaaatat is a window from the Cannabis sativa cultivar Pink pepper isolate KNU-18-1 chromosome 1, ASM2916894v1, whole genome shotgun sequence genome containing:
- the LOC115706890 gene encoding U-box domain-containing protein 11; protein product: MMKKERFFISENKKALNQNSSSSMEVKRRTIRTLVGKLSSVSEQTRADALSELRLITKHDAESRPLIAEADAIPYLAETLFSDSHAAQDDAAATILNLSISCRDSLISTRGLLDALSHALSHHRSSTSAAAVQSSAAAVYSLLVVDEYRPIVGSKRDIIYSLVDIIKAPNSPPRSVKDALKALFGIALYPLNRGSMIELGAVPALFSLVLKDGRVGIVEDATAVVAQVAGCEESEEAFRKVSGTGVLVDLLDPATGSSLRTKENAVAALLNLGRCGGEKAVREIKEMGLGGDSGAVEGTREVAASGSAKGKAKAVALLTMIDVGNELRSGNENGNRILYGFSDSGFDSLVSRSSSN